One genomic window of Anguilla anguilla isolate fAngAng1 chromosome 13, fAngAng1.pri, whole genome shotgun sequence includes the following:
- the LOC118210854 gene encoding transcription factor HES-5-like, whose translation MAPTVPAAMTYSKEHLILTNKLRKPVVEKMRRDRINSSIEQLKSLLGPAFLQQQPDSKLEKADVLEMAVFFLKRQQQPVSSSSSPVSQGYSRCVQEIKHFLSREEVMSQSQKRLLNHFQNLPSSSDMTKSQSVLPQLNSPARQTTSKEETPVKGALWRPW comes from the exons atggCACCTACAGTACCTGCAGCAATGACCTACTCTAAGGAGCACCTGATTCTGACCAACAAG CTGAGAAAGCCAGTGGTGGAGAAGATGCGCAGAGATCGTATCAATAGCAGCATTGAGCAGCTCAAGTCTCTCCTTGGACCAGCattcctgcagcagcagccagacTCCAAGCTGGAGAAAGCAGACGTCCTGGAGATGGCAGTTTTCTTCCTCAAACGACAGCAGCAGCCAGTGAGCAGCTCCTCctcacctgtcagtcaggggTACTCCAGGTGTGTCCAAGAGATCAAGCATTTCCTGTCcagggaggaagtgatgtcgcAATCCCAGAAAAGACTGCTGAACCATTTCCAGAACCTGCCATCTTCCTCTGATATGACCAAGAGTCAGAGTGTGTTGCCTCAGCTGAACTCTCCAGCCAGACAGACCACCAGCAAAGAGGAGACTCCAGTCAAAGGCGCCCTCTGGAGGCCGTGGTAG